One region of Burkholderiales bacterium genomic DNA includes:
- a CDS encoding nucleotidyl transferase AbiEii/AbiGii toxin family protein, translating into MAEERLNIWESLFQRALVIIDSVSESGTVLEDWSFGGGTVLMRRYRHRLSKDIDIFISDPQFLTNLTPRLNSTTESLTSHYIEQAGFLKLSFPEGEIDFVASGPLTADPTIVETIFGREIQVETSTEIIAKKVWHRGIQFTARDIFDLSLVIEKEPGALWKVKPILRDRRDIILGRIAENAANLREEFAALEIIEYRRSFDECVEVVRKTLLENDSN; encoded by the coding sequence TTGGCTGAAGAACGGCTGAACATCTGGGAATCACTGTTTCAGCGAGCGCTGGTTATCATTGATTCCGTCAGCGAATCCGGGACTGTCTTAGAGGATTGGAGCTTTGGTGGTGGAACTGTGCTCATGCGACGATATCGCCATCGCTTGAGTAAGGATATCGACATATTTATATCTGATCCACAGTTTCTAACAAATCTAACCCCACGACTTAATTCGACTACAGAATCGCTCACGTCGCATTACATCGAGCAAGCTGGCTTCCTCAAGCTTTCGTTCCCAGAAGGAGAAATTGACTTTGTTGCATCGGGCCCATTAACTGCAGATCCTACTATCGTCGAGACGATATTCGGTCGCGAAATCCAAGTGGAGACATCCACCGAAATCATAGCCAAAAAGGTCTGGCATCGAGGTATCCAGTTTACGGCGCGCGATATATTCGATCTTTCGCTAGTGATTGAGAAAGAGCCGGGAGCCCTTTGGAAGGTCAAGCCAATCCTCCGTGATCGCCGAGATATTATTCTCGGGCGAATCGCTGAGAATGCAGCTAATTTGCGAGAGGAGTTCGCCGCACTAGAGATTATCGAGTATCGTCGGAGCTTTGATGAATGCGTAGAAGTAGTTAGGAAGACGCTACTTGAAAATGATAGTAACTAG
- a CDS encoding helix-turn-helix transcriptional regulator, giving the protein MHLQQLGYEIRKARLARGLTQAQLAKAAGLSRTTLNQLENGLFPDLGVKKVQSILAKIGMELSVQEIPKPLPVNFIRMACTTANVSFKETLTEEELIRALLTGKIPTSKRPHIRALLDEATPFLVKGLVNEVTKWTKPGRVEKNLAKIASEVGSSKRISDWLKNG; this is encoded by the coding sequence ATGCATTTACAGCAGCTTGGTTACGAAATTCGCAAGGCCCGGTTAGCACGCGGATTAACCCAAGCGCAGTTGGCTAAGGCTGCGGGGTTGTCCCGTACGACGCTGAACCAGCTTGAGAACGGCCTGTTCCCGGATCTCGGCGTGAAAAAAGTTCAATCAATTCTAGCGAAGATCGGAATGGAATTATCGGTCCAAGAGATACCAAAACCACTTCCTGTGAACTTCATCAGAATGGCATGCACTACTGCCAATGTAAGCTTTAAGGAGACGCTAACTGAGGAAGAACTCATCCGTGCGCTGCTTACTGGGAAAATTCCTACAAGCAAGAGGCCACATATTAGAGCGCTATTAGACGAAGCAACCCCATTCCTTGTCAAAGGACTTGTCAATGAAGTAACTAAATGGACAAAGCCTGGAAGAGTTGAGAAAAACCTGGCGAAAATAGCCAGCGAAGTCGGTTCGTCGAAAAGGATTAGCGATTGGCTGAAGAACGGCTGA